The proteins below come from a single Crossiella sp. CA-258035 genomic window:
- a CDS encoding DUF1996 domain-containing protein: MKGSSARAGNAKATGPNDSTARWSCLPAGHVSPSKNFVECPPNTMLETCLDFPQCWNGRDLDSPNHASHLA, translated from the coding sequence GTGAAAGGGAGTTCCGCAAGGGCGGGCAACGCCAAGGCCACCGGCCCGAACGACAGCACCGCGCGCTGGTCCTGCCTGCCTGCCGGGCACGTGAGTCCCTCGAAGAACTTCGTGGAGTGCCCGCCGAACACCATGCTGGAGACCTGCCTGGACTTCCCGCAGTGCTGGAACGGCCGGGACCTGGACTCGCCCAACCACGCCAGCCACCTGGCCTAA
- a CDS encoding dihydrofolate reductase family protein, whose protein sequence is MAKVIVGASMSLDGYVSGPENSGFDQLFRWYNSGDIEITTTNPELSFRLTETSAAYVRGQIEDTAALVVGRGVFDTTGGWGGLHPLGSPVVVLTHQVPEGWEREGKNFIFVTEGIEAAVARASELAGDKIVGVAAGTIGSQALAAGLVDELWVDLVPVVLGGGTPYFQSLGTTPVDGPFSVEQGIGVTHLKYRVAK, encoded by the coding sequence ATGGCGAAGGTGATCGTCGGCGCGAGCATGTCCCTGGACGGCTACGTCTCCGGGCCGGAGAACTCCGGCTTCGACCAGCTGTTCCGGTGGTACAACAGCGGTGACATCGAAATCACCACCACCAACCCCGAGTTGTCCTTCCGGCTCACCGAGACCAGCGCCGCCTACGTGCGCGGTCAGATCGAGGACACCGCGGCGCTGGTGGTCGGCCGTGGCGTGTTCGACACCACCGGCGGCTGGGGCGGCCTGCACCCGCTGGGCTCCCCGGTGGTGGTGCTCACCCACCAGGTCCCCGAGGGCTGGGAGCGGGAAGGAAAGAACTTCATCTTCGTCACCGAGGGCATCGAGGCGGCCGTTGCCAGGGCCAGTGAACTTGCCGGTGACAAGATTGTCGGCGTGGCCGCGGGCACCATCGGCAGCCAGGCCCTGGCCGCGGGCCTGGTGGACGAGCTGTGGGTGGACCTGGTGCCGGTGGTGCTCGGCGGCGGCACCCCGTACTTCCAGTCGCTGGGCACCACACCGGTGGACGGGCCGTTCTCGGTGGAGCAGGGCATCGGCGTGACTCACCTGAAGTACCGGGTGGCGAAGTAG
- a CDS encoding serine hydrolase domain-containing protein: protein MSLPTLLRRGAVLLTVAVAATTTGAATAAPTSAKDVAQAAVNALVGQHRAMGSSAFKLGAGEHWSVHAGKVSGQENRPITEQDHFRVGSLTKMFVSTVVLQLVAEGKVGLDTGFGAYLPGLATGTTHDDTKITVRNLLQHTSGIGEYLNTIVALPTNWWRTWNVLDHAKSGLSQNSLFPPGSKYSYSNTNYILLGLLIERVTGRTVNQEIAERILVPHGLANTGLQTAGQQLMPAPYVTGYVAVPLVPVRIDSRSQDPTLAWAAGAMHSTAVDVAKFLDLLLKGKLLPPAQLEEMKKPFPGGFYGLGLAKIDLPCGVSAYGHNGAMAGYTTFGFATENGKQSVVLSSVTPMSNGGLKLNDDTMAATLCA, encoded by the coding sequence ATGTCTCTCCCCACTCTGCTGCGGCGCGGCGCGGTCCTGCTGACCGTCGCGGTGGCCGCCACCACCACCGGCGCGGCCACCGCCGCGCCCACTTCGGCCAAGGACGTCGCGCAGGCCGCGGTCAACGCGCTGGTCGGCCAGCACCGCGCGATGGGCTCCTCGGCGTTCAAGCTCGGCGCCGGCGAACACTGGTCGGTGCACGCGGGCAAGGTCTCCGGGCAGGAGAACCGGCCGATCACCGAGCAGGACCACTTCCGCGTCGGCAGCCTGACCAAGATGTTCGTCTCCACCGTGGTCCTGCAGCTGGTCGCCGAGGGCAAGGTCGGGCTGGACACCGGTTTCGGCGCCTACCTGCCCGGTCTGGCCACCGGCACCACGCACGACGACACCAAGATCACCGTGCGGAACCTGTTGCAGCACACCAGCGGCATCGGCGAGTACCTGAACACCATCGTGGCGCTGCCGACGAACTGGTGGCGCACCTGGAACGTGCTCGACCACGCCAAGTCGGGACTGTCCCAGAACTCGCTGTTCCCGCCCGGCAGCAAGTACAGCTACTCCAACACCAACTACATCCTGCTCGGCCTGCTCATCGAGCGGGTCACCGGGCGCACGGTGAACCAGGAGATCGCCGAGCGCATCCTGGTCCCGCACGGGCTGGCCAACACCGGCCTGCAGACCGCGGGCCAGCAGCTGATGCCCGCGCCGTACGTGACCGGCTACGTGGCGGTGCCGCTGGTGCCGGTGCGCATCGACAGCCGTTCGCAGGACCCGACCCTGGCCTGGGCGGCCGGCGCGATGCACTCCACCGCGGTGGACGTGGCGAAGTTCCTGGACCTGCTGCTCAAGGGCAAGCTGCTGCCGCCTGCCCAGCTGGAGGAGATGAAGAAGCCGTTCCCCGGCGGGTTCTACGGGCTCGGCCTGGCCAAGATCGACCTGCCCTGCGGGGTCAGCGCCTACGGGCACAACGGCGCGATGGCCGGCTACACCACGTTCGGCTTCGCCACCGAGAACGGCAAGCAGTCGGTGGTGCTGAGCAGTGTGACCCCGATGAGCAACGGCGGTCTCAAGCTCAACGACGACACCATGGCCGCGACTCTGTGTGCCTGA
- a CDS encoding LuxR C-terminal-related transcriptional regulator, whose product MLEALDPATEHGQVYRALVALPRTTVGALAAETGIEAERVRQVLHELAGLRIAVALNLEGTAWEANSPTEITESFLQRDAVRRAELRRTGTELERLFRFARKENGSYGPLEVISDTDQILATMQQLQRAARREVRVVDRPPYFAPPSYYAAQEKLQYERMAAGVAYRTIYYEAAFSDTTVPDIADMVTAGEQARTLEDLPMKLVIGDDELAVVTLEADSGPGVVALLVRTSSLFTALSNTFETLWKLAVPVSAAGVDAPEDPRDRQILTLMAIGATDDAIARRLNLSRRTVVRRVAVLQERLGATTRFQAGVQAARRGWL is encoded by the coding sequence GTGTTGGAGGCGCTGGACCCCGCCACCGAACACGGGCAGGTCTACCGCGCGCTGGTCGCGCTGCCGCGCACCACGGTCGGCGCGCTGGCCGCCGAGACCGGCATCGAGGCCGAGCGGGTGCGCCAGGTGCTGCACGAGCTGGCCGGGCTGCGCATCGCGGTGGCGCTCAACCTGGAGGGCACCGCGTGGGAGGCCAACTCCCCCACCGAGATCACCGAGTCCTTCCTGCAGCGCGACGCGGTGCGCCGGGCCGAGCTGCGGCGCACCGGCACCGAGCTGGAGCGGCTGTTTCGCTTCGCCCGCAAGGAGAACGGCAGCTACGGCCCGCTGGAAGTGATCAGCGACACCGACCAGATCCTGGCCACCATGCAGCAGCTGCAACGGGCCGCCCGGCGCGAGGTGCGGGTGGTCGACCGGCCGCCGTACTTCGCCCCGCCCTCCTACTACGCCGCCCAGGAGAAGCTCCAGTACGAGCGGATGGCCGCCGGGGTCGCCTACCGCACGATCTACTACGAGGCGGCCTTCAGCGACACCACCGTGCCGGACATCGCGGACATGGTGACCGCGGGTGAGCAGGCCCGCACGCTGGAGGACCTGCCGATGAAGCTGGTGATCGGCGACGACGAGCTGGCCGTGGTGACCCTGGAGGCGGACAGCGGTCCCGGTGTGGTCGCGCTGCTGGTGCGGACCTCCAGCCTGTTCACCGCGCTGTCCAACACCTTCGAGACGCTGTGGAAGCTGGCGGTCCCGGTCTCCGCGGCCGGGGTGGACGCCCCCGAGGATCCCCGGGACCGCCAGATCCTCACGCTGATGGCCATCGGCGCCACCGACGACGCGATCGCGCGCAGGCTGAACCTGTCCCGCCGCACGGTGGTCCGCCGGGTGGCCGTCCTGCAGGAACGGCTCGGCGCGACCACCCGGTTCCAGGCCGGGGTGCAGGCGGCGCGGCGCGGCTGGCTCTGA
- a CDS encoding alpha/beta fold hydrolase, which yields MELVDVYVPTVLGRLRIRQAGAGPAMLFWPSLLMDSALWTAQAGYFAGARQVVLIDPPGHGASQPLTREFTFEECATCVVQVLDHLGLPRADFVGNSWGGMIGGTFAARHPDRIGAAVLMNCTASPAGLRQRLEYALLTRTARLMGGIRAPLVPSVIGAFLGPTSRRTRPHAVAAIRAALTRADVNSVTWAVTSVVPRRPDQRGLFGLIRTPVLVVAGVEDPTFPVAETRAMADAIPGARFVVLDNAAHLAALEVPETVNTLIDGFLRAQG from the coding sequence ATGGAACTAGTGGACGTGTACGTGCCGACCGTGCTCGGCCGCCTGCGGATCCGCCAGGCAGGCGCCGGACCGGCCATGCTGTTCTGGCCCAGCCTGCTGATGGACAGTGCACTGTGGACGGCCCAGGCGGGGTACTTCGCCGGCGCCCGCCAGGTCGTGCTGATCGACCCGCCCGGCCACGGCGCCAGCCAGCCACTGACCCGCGAGTTCACCTTCGAGGAGTGCGCCACCTGCGTGGTGCAGGTCCTGGACCACCTGGGCCTGCCGCGGGCGGACTTCGTGGGCAACTCCTGGGGCGGCATGATCGGCGGCACCTTCGCCGCCCGGCACCCGGACCGCATCGGCGCCGCGGTGCTGATGAACTGCACCGCCTCCCCAGCGGGCCTGCGCCAGCGACTGGAGTACGCCCTGCTCACCAGGACCGCCAGACTGATGGGCGGCATCCGCGCACCCCTGGTCCCCTCGGTGATCGGCGCCTTCCTCGGCCCCACCTCCCGCCGCACCAGACCCCACGCCGTCGCCGCCATCCGCGCCGCCCTGACCAGGGCAGACGTCAACTCGGTGACCTGGGCGGTGACCAGCGTGGTACCGCGCCGCCCGGATCAACGGGGGCTGTTCGGCCTGATCCGCACCCCGGTGCTGGTGGTCGCGGGGGTGGAGGACCCGACCTTCCCGGTGGCCGAGACCCGGGCCATGGCTGACGCGATCCCCGGCGCGCGGTTCGTGGTGCTGGACAACGCCGCACACCTGGCCGCGCTGGAGGTGCCGGAGACGGTGAACACGCTCATCGACGGGTTCCTGCGGGCACAAGGCTGA
- a CDS encoding YwqG family protein: protein MTTWKDRLSALARDRLPAEAAEKWIELFQPGIRLTAGPGPRVARLGGNPALPPGVDWPSWPGHGPLNFIASVDCAALPREFLRIPLPAAGTLLFFYFDGERQPGCPDPALAEDVEGSRVIFVPAGTAVAERTPPGIEPYPGVDLVAEVVATAPEREHLLLEQTRTASGATLAEAVRTVLGPGRSGTDVFGELRWEVDQGPFHQVGGFAAPVQGPVENEVAALELADSWQDPGFAEEAARWVLLAQIDSCQEADMCWGDAGMLYWVIRAEDLAAGRFEAARCAPQCG, encoded by the coding sequence GTGACGACGTGGAAGGACCGCCTCAGCGCGCTCGCCAGGGATCGCCTGCCCGCTGAGGCGGCGGAGAAGTGGATCGAGCTGTTCCAGCCCGGCATCCGGCTCACCGCCGGACCGGGGCCACGGGTGGCGCGGCTGGGTGGGAACCCGGCTCTGCCGCCCGGGGTGGACTGGCCGAGCTGGCCGGGCCACGGGCCGCTCAACTTCATCGCCTCGGTGGACTGCGCGGCGCTACCGCGCGAGTTCTTGCGCATTCCGCTGCCTGCCGCGGGCACGCTGCTGTTCTTCTACTTCGACGGCGAACGCCAGCCGGGTTGTCCCGACCCGGCCCTGGCCGAGGACGTCGAGGGCAGCCGGGTGATCTTCGTGCCGGCGGGCACGGCGGTCGCCGAACGGACGCCTCCCGGCATCGAGCCCTACCCGGGCGTTGACCTCGTCGCCGAGGTCGTGGCGACCGCCCCGGAGCGCGAGCACCTCCTGCTGGAGCAGACCCGGACGGCGAGCGGAGCCACGCTGGCCGAGGCCGTGCGGACGGTCCTCGGTCCGGGGCGGTCGGGCACCGACGTGTTCGGCGAGCTGCGCTGGGAGGTGGACCAAGGCCCGTTCCACCAGGTCGGCGGTTTCGCCGCGCCGGTGCAGGGTCCGGTGGAGAACGAGGTGGCCGCCCTGGAGCTCGCGGACTCCTGGCAGGACCCGGGTTTCGCCGAGGAGGCGGCGCGCTGGGTGCTGCTCGCCCAGATCGACAGCTGTCAGGAAGCCGACATGTGCTGGGGGGACGCCGGAATGCTCTACTGGGTGATCCGGGCCGAGGACCTGGCCGCGGGCCGGTTCGAGGCGGCTCGGTGCGCTCCGCAGTGCGGCTGA
- a CDS encoding MFS transporter: MPSRTGPLVVLATAQFLVVLSTSIVNVALPAIRTGLGLDPAGLSWVVNAYGLAFGALLLPGGRLADLAGRRRVLRAGLAIFTASALVAALAWSPAVLIGARAAQGVGAALLAPAALALVLTHYPQPAARGRALGVWGAVSGAGGAAGVLLSGVLTELGGWRSIFVLIGVAGVVTVLAVPKVVPVDQPGNGGRLDVLGTVSVTGGLVALTYGLAASGVARWVGLAVGAGLLAVFVLAQRRVAEPLVAPRVVRIRSVRLANLVMLVLGGLWVGLFFFLPLYQQQVLGYSALVAGLTQLPLAGAIILGSAVAGWVGRAGQARSGEPAALTGSDSPATLARSDRPAARLGRGVSVTLARIGGGGARAGSRSSGPRAGLRAWAAPALLPAALALVTVGLLWFGRAPANGEFLPDLLGPSLLTGLGLGLAFVQLTAVASANVPATDTGLASGLINTTRQVGGALGLAGLTALGEDFGLIFTAAAGIGALALLLSLVPAGTRR, translated from the coding sequence ATGCCCAGCAGAACCGGTCCCCTGGTCGTGCTCGCGACCGCGCAGTTCCTGGTCGTGCTGAGCACCTCGATCGTGAACGTGGCCCTGCCCGCGATCCGCACCGGACTGGGCCTGGACCCGGCCGGACTGTCCTGGGTGGTCAACGCCTACGGCCTGGCCTTCGGCGCACTGCTGCTCCCCGGCGGCCGCCTCGCCGACCTGGCAGGCCGACGCCGCGTGCTGCGCGCCGGACTGGCCATCTTCACCGCATCAGCGCTGGTCGCGGCCCTGGCCTGGTCGCCAGCGGTGCTGATCGGCGCACGAGCGGCCCAGGGCGTCGGCGCGGCCCTGCTGGCCCCGGCCGCACTGGCCCTGGTGCTCACCCACTACCCGCAACCGGCGGCGCGGGGGCGGGCGCTCGGCGTGTGGGGCGCGGTCTCCGGGGCGGGCGGCGCGGCCGGGGTGCTGCTCAGCGGAGTGCTGACCGAGCTGGGCGGCTGGCGGTCGATCTTCGTGCTGATCGGCGTGGCCGGGGTGGTGACGGTGCTGGCGGTGCCGAAGGTGGTGCCGGTGGACCAACCAGGCAACGGCGGGCGGCTGGACGTGCTCGGCACAGTCAGCGTGACCGGCGGGTTGGTGGCACTGACCTACGGTCTGGCTGCCTCGGGGGTGGCACGCTGGGTAGGACTGGCGGTGGGGGCAGGGTTGCTGGCGGTGTTCGTGCTGGCACAGCGCCGGGTGGCGGAACCGCTGGTCGCGCCCAGGGTGGTACGGATCCGTTCGGTGCGGCTGGCGAACCTGGTGATGCTGGTGCTGGGCGGGTTGTGGGTGGGCCTGTTCTTCTTCCTGCCGCTGTACCAGCAGCAGGTGCTGGGGTACTCGGCGCTGGTGGCGGGGTTGACGCAGCTGCCGCTGGCGGGGGCGATCATCCTGGGCTCGGCGGTGGCCGGTTGGGTGGGGCGGGCCGGGCAGGCCAGAAGCGGCGAACCAGCGGCGCTGACCGGAAGCGACAGCCCGGCGACGCTGGCCAGGAGCGACCGCCCGGCGGCGCGGCTCGGACGCGGCGTAAGTGTGACGCTGGCCCGGATCGGCGGCGGCGGGGCGCGGGCCGGAAGCCGCAGCAGCGGGCCGCGGGCCGGGTTGCGCGCCTGGGCGGCACCGGCCCTCCTCCCGGCGGCGCTCGCCCTGGTCACCGTCGGACTGCTCTGGTTCGGCCGCGCCCCGGCGAACGGCGAGTTCCTCCCCGACCTGCTCGGCCCCTCCCTGCTCACCGGCCTCGGCCTGGGCCTCGCCTTCGTCCAGCTCACCGCCGTGGCCAGCGCAAACGTCCCCGCCACGGATACCGGCCTGGCCAGCGGGCTGATCAACACCACCCGCCAGGTCGGTGGCGCGCTCGGCCTGGCCGGGCTGACCGCGCTCGGCGAGGACTTCGGCCTGATCTTCACCGCCGCGGCCGGGATCGGCGCGCTCGCGCTCCTGCTCAGCCTTGTGCCCGCAGGAACCCGTCGATGA
- a CDS encoding dihydrofolate reductase family protein: MRKLYLSISMSLDGFACGPDGELDWIMVDDPELSELMAEQLRGIDAMIFGHTAYRELAGYWVDGPTEKPVDREHTRLMNSITKLVLSRGEPELHWAPARRIGADLHAEITELKAQPGKDIAVFAGAETARALASCVDEYRLLVYPLRLGAGRPVFTERPERLELLGSREFAASGVVQLRYRPVR; this comes from the coding sequence ATGCGGAAGCTGTACCTGTCGATCTCGATGAGCCTGGACGGGTTCGCCTGCGGGCCGGACGGCGAGCTGGACTGGATCATGGTGGACGATCCGGAGCTGTCGGAGCTGATGGCCGAGCAGCTGCGCGGCATCGACGCGATGATCTTCGGCCACACCGCCTACCGCGAGCTGGCCGGGTACTGGGTGGACGGGCCGACCGAGAAGCCGGTGGACCGCGAGCACACCCGCCTGATGAACTCGATCACCAAGCTGGTCCTCTCCAGGGGCGAGCCGGAGCTGCACTGGGCCCCGGCCCGGCGGATCGGCGCGGACCTGCACGCCGAGATCACCGAGCTGAAAGCCCAGCCGGGCAAGGACATCGCGGTCTTCGCCGGGGCCGAGACGGCCCGCGCGCTGGCGTCCTGTGTGGACGAGTACCGGCTGCTGGTCTACCCGCTGCGGCTGGGCGCGGGGCGCCCGGTGTTCACCGAGCGCCCGGAACGGCTGGAGTTGCTGGGCAGTCGCGAGTTCGCCGCCTCCGGGGTGGTGCAGCTCAGGTATCGGCCGGTGCGCTGA
- a CDS encoding serine hydrolase domain-containing protein, with amino-acid sequence MSRTKLRRFGVGVVVLAAVGGLTAPAAVAAEPHAATQAAVDQHRLSRAAIGGGATVRDGETMWSVTSGTRMLGQNLPVGAEHKVRTGSLAKTFTAAMILQLVDEGKLSLDAKVEQYLPGVVQGNGYDGNTISLRQLLNHTSGIYDYVTVALTNPQLQLRQFTLAQVAALGLANPPYFAPGQGWRYSGTNYILLGMIIEAVTKRTYPEELATRIVTPLGLTNTFVPAGTKALPPGHVRGYVGRGLYVDVTQVFEPSLGGSSGGIVTSGADATKFYQSLLGGKIVSPARLAEMLTPHTIPNAPEYGMGIMRIPLPCGGEAWGHDGVWPGYHSMAAASTGGRAAFVTVNNLDPAELVGASASGTPASQLVEVVKTALCDR; translated from the coding sequence ATGTCGAGGACGAAGCTGCGCCGGTTCGGTGTGGGGGTGGTCGTGCTGGCCGCGGTGGGCGGGCTGACCGCGCCGGCCGCGGTGGCCGCCGAGCCGCACGCGGCCACCCAGGCCGCGGTGGACCAGCACCGGCTGAGCCGGGCCGCGATCGGCGGCGGCGCGACCGTGCGCGATGGCGAGACCATGTGGAGCGTCACCAGCGGCACCCGGATGCTGGGGCAGAACCTGCCGGTCGGCGCGGAGCACAAGGTGCGCACCGGCAGCCTGGCCAAGACCTTCACCGCCGCGATGATCTTGCAGCTGGTCGACGAGGGCAAGCTCAGCCTGGACGCCAAGGTGGAGCAGTACCTGCCGGGTGTGGTGCAGGGCAACGGTTACGACGGCAACACCATCAGCCTGCGCCAGCTGCTCAACCACACCAGCGGCATCTACGACTACGTCACGGTCGCGCTGACCAACCCGCAGCTCCAGCTGCGCCAGTTCACCCTGGCCCAGGTGGCCGCGCTCGGCCTGGCCAACCCGCCCTACTTCGCGCCGGGGCAGGGCTGGCGCTACTCCGGCACCAACTACATCCTGCTCGGCATGATCATCGAGGCGGTGACCAAGCGGACCTACCCCGAGGAGCTGGCCACCCGCATCGTCACCCCGCTCGGCCTGACCAACACCTTCGTCCCGGCGGGCACCAAGGCGCTGCCGCCAGGGCACGTGCGCGGCTACGTCGGCCGCGGCCTCTACGTCGACGTCACCCAGGTGTTCGAGCCGAGCCTCGGCGGGTCCAGCGGCGGCATCGTGACCAGCGGCGCGGACGCGACGAAGTTCTACCAGAGCCTGCTCGGCGGCAAGATCGTCTCGCCGGCCCGGCTGGCCGAGATGCTCACCCCGCACACCATCCCGAACGCCCCCGAGTACGGCATGGGCATCATGCGCATCCCGCTGCCCTGCGGCGGCGAGGCCTGGGGCCACGACGGCGTCTGGCCGGGCTACCACTCCATGGCCGCGGCCAGCACCGGCGGCCGCGCCGCGTTCGTCACGGTCAACAACCTGGACCCGGCCGAGCTGGTCGGCGCCTCCGCCTCTGGCACCCCGGCCAGCCAGCTGGTCGAGGTCGTGAAGACCGCACTCTGCGACCGCTGA
- a CDS encoding LacI family DNA-binding transcriptional regulator: MSDSRRPSADRVTLEVVARVAGVSRATVSRVVNGKASVDEGLRQAVERAISETGYLPNLAARSLVTRRAEAIALVLPEESRILGDPFFGRVVSGVTSVLTPLGLHLVLLMTGRDTREQVVTDLRQGRLDGVILIHTYPQDPLPGQLVKARLPVVLAGKPQTPARITHVDVDQAAGGALAAEHLHALGRRRFATVTGPLDAPAGQGRLRGFRDTLRALGQPEPLVAEGDFSRDGGAAAMGQLLAEEPALDAVFVASDLMAQGALPVLRRHGRRVPSDVAVVGFDDSSAALACEPPLTTVRQPVEDMAAELARQVLTRVDNPEVPPAAVVFEPTLVHRESA; the protein is encoded by the coding sequence GTGTCCGACTCCCGCCGTCCCTCGGCCGACCGCGTGACCCTGGAGGTCGTGGCGCGGGTCGCGGGGGTGTCGCGGGCGACGGTGTCCAGGGTGGTCAACGGCAAGGCCAGCGTGGACGAGGGGCTGCGCCAGGCGGTGGAGCGGGCCATCTCCGAGACCGGCTACCTGCCCAACCTGGCGGCCCGCTCGCTGGTCACCCGGCGCGCGGAGGCGATCGCGCTGGTGCTGCCGGAGGAGAGCCGGATCCTGGGCGACCCGTTCTTCGGCCGGGTGGTCAGCGGGGTGACCAGCGTGCTCACCCCGCTCGGCCTGCACCTGGTGCTGCTGATGACCGGCCGGGACACCAGGGAGCAGGTGGTCACCGACCTGCGCCAGGGCCGCCTGGACGGGGTGATCCTGATCCACACCTACCCGCAGGACCCGCTGCCCGGCCAGCTGGTCAAGGCCCGGCTGCCGGTGGTGCTGGCCGGGAAACCGCAGACCCCGGCCCGGATCACGCATGTGGACGTGGACCAGGCCGCGGGTGGCGCGCTGGCCGCCGAGCACCTGCACGCGCTGGGCCGCCGCCGCTTCGCCACCGTCACCGGGCCGCTGGACGCGCCGGCCGGTCAGGGCCGTCTGCGCGGTTTCCGGGACACCCTGCGCGCGCTCGGGCAGCCGGAGCCGCTGGTCGCCGAGGGCGACTTCAGCCGGGACGGCGGGGCCGCCGCGATGGGTCAGCTGCTGGCCGAGGAGCCGGCGCTGGACGCGGTGTTCGTGGCCTCGGACCTGATGGCGCAGGGCGCGCTGCCGGTGCTGCGGCGGCACGGGCGGCGGGTGCCCTCGGACGTGGCCGTGGTCGGCTTCGACGACAGCAGCGCGGCGCTGGCCTGCGAGCCGCCGCTGACCACGGTCCGCCAGCCGGTGGAGGACATGGCCGCCGAGCTGGCCAGACAGGTGCTGACCAGGGTGGACAACCCCGAGGTGCCGCCGGCCGCGGTGGTGTTCGAGCCGACCCTGGTGCACCGGGAGTCGGCCTGA